A genomic segment from Leptospira mtsangambouensis encodes:
- a CDS encoding ABC transporter ATP-binding protein, which produces MKKSNTLLETKNLGKTYQVGEVPLVALHSVNLKFNEGELTVMLGASGSGKSTLLNILGGLDTATTGEVFFHGKTLALENDEGLTQYRRNYVGFVFQFYNLIPSLTAEENVRLVTDLSNHSMTPLEALTLVKLADRKNHFPAQLSGGEQQRVAIARAIAKRPELLLCDEPTGALDFKTGRIVLEAITGINQELGTTTVVITHNESIAQIADRIILVKDGTIVSDSINRHKKPVSEVSW; this is translated from the coding sequence ATGAAGAAATCGAACACCCTTCTAGAAACAAAAAATCTTGGAAAAACCTACCAAGTAGGTGAGGTGCCACTAGTCGCCCTTCATTCAGTCAATCTTAAATTCAATGAAGGTGAACTAACAGTCATGTTAGGTGCATCTGGTTCAGGAAAATCGACACTCCTCAATATTTTGGGGGGACTTGATACAGCCACCACCGGTGAAGTTTTTTTTCATGGGAAAACTTTGGCTCTCGAAAATGATGAGGGACTCACACAATATAGAAGAAATTACGTTGGTTTTGTGTTTCAATTTTATAATTTAATCCCAAGTCTTACAGCAGAAGAGAATGTTCGTTTGGTGACAGATCTATCAAACCATTCTATGACACCTCTAGAGGCATTAACACTTGTAAAACTTGCAGATAGAAAAAATCACTTCCCGGCTCAACTTTCTGGCGGGGAACAACAACGAGTTGCAATAGCTCGCGCCATTGCCAAAAGACCAGAACTTTTGTTATGTGATGAACCAACGGGTGCATTGGATTTTAAAACAGGAAGAATTGTATTAGAAGCCATCACTGGGATCAACCAAGAACTAGGAACAACTACTGTTGTGATCACACACAATGAGTCTATTGCTCAAATCGCTGACAGGATTATTTTAGTAAAAGATGGAACAATTGTATCTGACTCAATCAATCGTCATAAAAAACCTGTATCCGAGGTTAGTTGGTGA
- a CDS encoding DUF167 domain-containing protein: MKLTVKVKPNNKQPGLEFLSETECIARLKSPPVDGKANEELIEALSKHFHVPKKNISILSGLSSKSKLVSILPKD, translated from the coding sequence ATGAAACTGACCGTAAAGGTAAAACCAAATAACAAACAACCAGGATTAGAATTTTTATCCGAAACGGAATGTATTGCGCGTTTGAAGTCACCACCAGTGGATGGGAAGGCGAATGAGGAATTAATCGAAGCACTTTCGAAACACTTTCATGTTCCGAAAAAGAATATCTCTATTCTGTCTGGACTTTCTTCCAAATCAAAATTAGTTTCTATCCTTCCAAAAGATTGA
- a CDS encoding ABC transporter permease, which translates to MTMQGLTVGLVIAAGISYFSASWAAYFSLLDAKLNFYSKQNLCEGFVYLNRAPSYLESKIRALPGISDFETRISKEIVLDFPGETYPSAAQLISLPEHTNTLYLKKGFLPKQNQDIVISENFANANQLEPGSILSSIIGGKRVFLQVTGVGLSPEFVYVFRPGIPMPDDKHYGIIWMKREAMEANFNFEGAFNQIIFHFAAEGEERLRTMRDLDVLLDEYGGLGAKERKLLPSDSFLSDEFRQLRTTAVFLPGIFLAIAAFLLHIISNRLISKEREQIATLRALGYTSQDIVFHYLKLITFITALSSLLGVIIGYYLGNAMTGLYGRFYKFPQLVPIFPPLLALFSVSFGILIGGIGTIFSLRTIIKLDPAQAMRPAPPGTYTISFWESWITDLRTIQRMVFRNLFKRPTRTILTILGLSTSIMIMIIGNFIQDTVGTLLDLQFNTIQRETLTLVFRVPVEDSILFDLKEKKGVFIAEGQRSIPIKITKNRKSKDTVLTGISDNSDLRRILNHDLHPISIPVYGIMMNTELANKLGIQKGETIVIETLDGEKRKIPVTVSAFANEILGQGVFITRNNLNRMLDEGSLINVALLKTDPIEDKNLIEEFKDNPLVIGLFSKSAILTAFKDVMQRSLQSTSVVILIFTIIISIGVIYNTAMITLSERIYELGSLRILGFSLKEVFEIIVWELTWQILVAIPIGCFLGNKVANLILNSNETEGFKVPVVIFPSTYYYSILLALFTAAISFVIVYRKLKTMDLLSVLKVRE; encoded by the coding sequence ATGACCATGCAAGGACTCACTGTCGGATTGGTGATTGCAGCTGGAATTAGTTATTTTTCCGCTTCTTGGGCGGCTTACTTTTCGTTGTTAGATGCCAAATTAAACTTTTACAGCAAACAAAATCTTTGCGAAGGATTTGTTTATTTAAACAGGGCCCCTTCTTATCTTGAGTCCAAAATACGGGCACTCCCAGGGATCTCCGACTTTGAAACAAGAATTTCAAAAGAAATTGTTTTAGATTTTCCAGGTGAGACGTATCCTTCTGCAGCGCAATTAATTTCGCTACCCGAACATACAAATACATTATACTTAAAAAAAGGGTTTTTACCAAAACAAAACCAAGATATAGTGATTAGCGAAAATTTCGCCAATGCAAATCAATTAGAACCTGGCTCGATTCTTTCTTCCATTATTGGAGGGAAACGAGTTTTTCTTCAAGTAACAGGAGTTGGGTTATCACCTGAATTTGTATATGTCTTTAGGCCTGGAATTCCTATGCCGGATGATAAACATTATGGAATCATTTGGATGAAACGAGAAGCAATGGAAGCAAACTTTAACTTCGAAGGTGCTTTTAACCAAATTATTTTCCACTTTGCTGCTGAAGGAGAAGAAAGGTTACGTACGATGCGAGACCTGGATGTTCTTTTGGACGAATACGGAGGTTTAGGTGCAAAGGAAAGAAAACTTTTACCTTCTGATTCCTTTTTAAGTGATGAATTTAGACAACTTCGAACAACAGCTGTATTTTTACCTGGGATTTTTTTAGCAATCGCTGCTTTTTTATTGCACATCATATCAAATCGACTTATTTCAAAAGAAAGAGAACAAATCGCCACGTTACGAGCGCTTGGTTATACTTCCCAAGACATCGTTTTCCATTACTTGAAGTTAATCACCTTTATCACAGCATTGAGTAGTTTACTTGGAGTGATCATTGGTTATTATTTAGGAAATGCGATGACTGGCCTTTATGGAAGATTTTATAAATTCCCACAATTGGTGCCAATTTTCCCTCCCCTACTCGCTTTATTCAGTGTTAGTTTTGGGATTCTAATTGGAGGAATTGGTACCATCTTTTCCTTACGTACCATCATAAAACTTGATCCGGCACAAGCGATGCGACCTGCACCTCCAGGAACATATACAATTTCTTTTTGGGAAAGTTGGATCACAGATCTAAGAACCATCCAAAGAATGGTTTTTAGAAATCTATTTAAAAGACCAACTCGAACTATCCTTACTATCTTAGGTTTATCAACTTCGATCATGATTATGATCATTGGGAATTTTATCCAAGATACCGTTGGCACATTACTCGATTTACAATTTAATACAATCCAAAGGGAAACACTTACTTTAGTTTTTAGAGTTCCCGTAGAAGATTCTATATTGTTCGACTTAAAAGAAAAAAAAGGTGTTTTTATAGCGGAGGGACAACGTTCCATTCCCATCAAAATTACTAAAAATAGAAAATCCAAAGATACAGTTTTGACGGGTATTTCCGATAATTCCGATTTAAGACGAATTCTAAACCATGACCTTCATCCCATTAGTATTCCTGTTTATGGAATTATGATGAATACTGAACTTGCAAACAAACTTGGGATTCAAAAGGGAGAAACGATTGTTATCGAAACTTTGGATGGAGAAAAAAGAAAAATTCCCGTAACTGTTTCTGCTTTCGCAAATGAAATTTTAGGCCAAGGCGTGTTTATCACTCGAAATAATCTCAATCGGATGTTAGACGAGGGTAGTTTAATCAATGTAGCTTTGTTAAAAACAGATCCAATAGAAGATAAAAATTTAATTGAAGAATTTAAAGACAATCCATTAGTGATAGGTTTGTTTTCAAAGTCAGCAATCCTCACTGCATTTAAGGACGTGATGCAAAGATCTCTCCAATCAACGTCTGTTGTTATTTTAATATTTACAATTATCATTTCGATTGGCGTAATATATAATACAGCAATGATCACTCTATCTGAACGAATTTATGAACTAGGAAGTTTGCGAATTCTGGGATTTAGTTTGAAAGAAGTTTTTGAAATCATTGTTTGGGAACTCACTTGGCAAATTTTGGTGGCGATCCCTATCGGATGTTTTTTAGGAAACAAAGTTGCCAATTTAATATTAAACAGCAACGAAACAGAAGGATTTAAAGTTCCTGTAGTAATTTTCCCATCAACCTACTATTATTCGATCCTTCTGGCATTATTTACTGCAGCAATTAGTTTTGTAATCGTTTATCGAAAGTTAAAAACAATGGATTTATTAAGTGTACTCAAGGTAAGAGAATAA